One window of the Candidatus Zixiibacteriota bacterium genome contains the following:
- the atoC gene encoding Acetoacetate metabolism regulatory protein AtoC, with product MKLNLLVVDDDKLVNEFLTETLTRSGYLVESVMSGEEALEKIESREYDIMISDIKMKGMDGLTLLKQVKDSHPDLVVIMITAFGTVETAVTAMKSGAYDYLLKPVSPDAIEMLVERVAEVIRLRRENQMLRNDLADRFQNIVGKSNKMKQIFDLIQTTADARSTVLITGESGTGKELVARAIHYASSRREKPFIKLNCAALPENLVEAELFGYEKGSFTGAVRQHKGRFELAHTGTLLLDEITEMPIGLQSKLLRVLQEREFERIGSGNSIEVDVRIIATSNRDLKSAMEEKKFREDLYYRLNVIPVHIIPLRERLEDLPLLVNHFIEKYNGENNKKVDGIDENVLSLFMKYHWPGNVRELENYMERAVVTTRGAVLTQQDFPKELVLGKLAGAAGLNPDMTLAEGEKFLILKALQRFDGNKTKAAEALDITPRTIRNKLAEYNIETQDSD from the coding sequence ATGAAATTGAATTTATTAGTCGTTGATGATGACAAGCTGGTCAATGAATTCCTTACCGAAACCCTGACCCGAAGCGGGTACCTGGTGGAATCGGTTATGTCGGGGGAAGAGGCGCTGGAGAAAATAGAGAGTCGCGAATATGATATAATGATTTCCGACATTAAGATGAAAGGGATGGACGGCCTTACCCTTCTTAAGCAGGTCAAAGATTCGCACCCCGACCTGGTCGTCATCATGATTACCGCCTTTGGAACGGTCGAGACAGCGGTGACGGCGATGAAATCAGGGGCCTATGATTATCTCTTGAAACCGGTTTCTCCGGACGCCATTGAGATGCTTGTGGAAAGAGTGGCGGAAGTTATTCGTTTAAGGCGCGAAAATCAGATGCTTCGCAACGATTTGGCGGATCGTTTTCAGAACATTGTCGGCAAGTCGAATAAAATGAAGCAGATCTTTGACCTGATACAAACGACGGCTGATGCGCGTTCGACAGTTCTAATCACCGGGGAATCGGGAACCGGCAAAGAGTTGGTGGCCAGAGCGATACATTATGCGTCCTCGCGGCGAGAAAAGCCTTTTATAAAGTTGAACTGCGCCGCTTTGCCCGAGAATCTGGTTGAAGCCGAACTATTCGGATATGAAAAGGGGTCGTTTACAGGCGCGGTGCGTCAGCATAAGGGCCGATTTGAATTGGCTCATACCGGTACTTTGCTGTTGGACGAAATCACCGAGATGCCGATCGGCCTGCAGTCGAAATTACTGCGGGTTTTGCAGGAAAGGGAATTTGAACGAATCGGGTCGGGAAATTCCATCGAGGTCGACGTCCGGATAATCGCCACCTCCAATCGCGATTTAAAGAGCGCCATGGAGGAAAAGAAGTTCCGGGAGGATTTGTATTATCGACTTAATGTCATCCCGGTCCATATTATTCCGCTCCGGGAAAGACTGGAGGATCTGCCTCTATTGGTGAATCATTTCATCGAGAAATACAATGGCGAAAACAACAAAAAGGTCGACGGCATAGATGAGAATGTGCTCTCTCTATTCATGAAATATCACTGGCCCGGAAATGTTCGCGAACTGGAAAATTATATGGAGCGAGCGGTGGTAACAACGCGCGGGGCCGTCTTAACCCAGCAGGACTTTCCGAAAGAACTCGTTTTGGGAAAATTGGCCGGCGCGGCCGGGCTGAATCCGGACATGACACTGGCCGAAGGCGAGAAATTTCTGATTTTGAAAGCGCTCCAGCGTTTTGACGGCAATAAGACCAAAGCCGCCGAGGCTCTCGATATAACTCCCCGAACCATCCGCAATAAACTGGCGGAATATAATATCGAGACTCAAGATAGCGACTGA
- a CDS encoding MotA/TolQ/ExbB proton channel, whose translation MDIATIGGLFLGVGAVLISFIMEGGQLSMIVQPPAMLLVIGGTIGASIVTTSYKTIMNIPKYLRLAFLAKPANPLRTIDTIVTMSEKARREGILGLEENLKSIRDPFFRKAIQLVIDGTEITVLKTILETEIAYIEDRHKRGILFFQKLGGFSPTLGIIGTVLGLIHTLSNTGEADRMAEAIAGAFIATLWGVALANLCYLPISDKLKMRHEEELATLDLIMEGVISIQSGDNPRVVRTKLLSFIAPRLRGAEV comes from the coding sequence ATGGATATAGCAACCATTGGCGGTTTATTTTTGGGAGTCGGGGCGGTTCTTATTTCATTTATAATGGAAGGGGGCCAGCTGAGTATGATCGTCCAGCCGCCGGCCATGCTTTTGGTCATTGGTGGCACGATCGGCGCATCGATTGTGACCACTTCATACAAGACCATCATGAACATTCCCAAATACCTTCGTCTGGCCTTTCTGGCCAAACCGGCCAATCCGCTTCGGACAATCGACACCATCGTTACCATGTCGGAGAAGGCCCGCCGCGAAGGAATTCTTGGGCTGGAAGAGAATCTTAAGAGCATAAGAGACCCGTTTTTCAGGAAGGCGATTCAATTGGTCATTGACGGAACGGAAATTACGGTGCTGAAAACCATACTTGAAACGGAAATCGCCTATATTGAAGATCGCCATAAACGGGGCATTCTATTTTTTCAAAAACTGGGGGGATTTTCTCCCACTCTTGGTATTATCGGGACCGTTTTGGGCCTCATTCATACTTTAAGCAATACCGGCGAAGCGGACCGGATGGCGGAAGCAATCGCCGGCGCCTTTATTGCGACTCTCTGGGGTGTGGCGCTTGCCAATCTTTGCTATCTGCCGATCAGCGATAAGTTGAAAATGCGCCACGAAGAGGAACTGGCGACTTTGGATTTGATCATGGAGGGTGTCATCTCCATTCAATCGGGTGACAATCCCCGGGTGGTCCGAACCAAACTTCTTTCCTTCATCGCTCCGAGGTTACGCGGGGCCGAGGTGTAA
- a CDS encoding exported hypothetical protein (Evidence 5 : Unknown function), whose translation MKKSLVLCGLFVVLMASSIYALPYSQLTVHMNRYSSGTESSTFGARSQFDKGIMPGTMEHNRYQVIPQSYPSQIPTETKNVVPEPGTMILLGLGIFGLGLKKRFEK comes from the coding sequence ATGAAAAAGAGTTTGGTCTTGTGTGGTTTGTTTGTGGTATTGATGGCCAGCTCGATTTATGCCCTGCCCTATAGTCAACTTACGGTTCATATGAATCGCTACAGTTCGGGCACGGAATCCAGTACCTTTGGAGCCCGCTCGCAATTCGATAAAGGCATAATGCCGGGCACTATGGAGCATAATCGCTATCAGGTGATACCTCAATCATACCCCAGTCAAATCCCGACTGAAACCAAAAATGTGGTCCCGGAACCCGGAACGATGATACTTTTGGGATTGGGCATTTTTGGTCTGGGATTGAAAAAGAGATTCGAAAAATAA
- a CDS encoding OmpA/MotB domain protein yields MARRKKHDDHENLERWLLTYADLITLLLAFFIVMYSMSKVDAKKFGRMAEALSGALKGGTVVIRKGDQPGVVPGSGVLQIGNLKTLGEEVQKNLNKSGFGKLVNIENSERGLVIHIMESALFREGSADLEPKAREILDMVAQSIKGMPNHIRIEGHTDNKPIRTSRYPSNWELSSARATEVVRYLTDNHDIGPTQISALGYGEYRPISPNNSDENRARNRRVDIVVLTMEMTQSEPTSDFYTP; encoded by the coding sequence ATGGCTCGCCGCAAGAAACACGACGATCACGAAAATCTGGAACGGTGGCTTCTGACCTACGCCGATTTGATTACCCTACTTCTCGCTTTCTTCATTGTGATGTATTCCATGTCCAAAGTTGATGCCAAGAAATTCGGCCGCATGGCCGAAGCCCTATCGGGCGCGCTTAAGGGCGGCACCGTGGTCATTCGGAAAGGTGATCAACCCGGCGTCGTGCCCGGCTCGGGAGTCCTTCAGATCGGAAATCTGAAGACGCTCGGGGAGGAAGTGCAAAAGAATCTCAATAAAAGCGGTTTCGGAAAGCTGGTAAATATCGAAAATAGTGAAAGAGGGCTGGTAATACATATTATGGAATCGGCTCTTTTCAGAGAGGGTTCGGCGGATCTGGAACCGAAAGCCCGGGAAATTCTTGATATGGTGGCGCAGAGTATTAAAGGCATGCCGAATCATATTCGCATAGAGGGTCATACCGATAATAAACCGATCAGGACATCTCGCTATCCGTCTAATTGGGAACTCTCCTCGGCTCGCGCCACCGAAGTCGTCCGTTATTTGACCGACAATCACGATATCGGCCCGACTCAGATTTCAGCTCTGGGTTATGGAGAGTATCGACCCATATCGCCAAATAACAGTGACGAAAATCGCGCCCGCAACCGCCGTGTTGATATTGTCGTACTGACCATGGAAATGACCCAGAGCGAGCCGACCTCAGATTTCTATACACCATAA
- a CDS encoding conserved exported hypothetical protein (Evidence 4 : Unknown function but conserved in other organisms): protein MKKTLLLPLLAVFIISGSAFAVPDLQLFIAGATYDNVTDTWVTHSSTFDLYVIGANQVMSNVQVSMALNLDQSVDPNGTASIGVNGTLYDSWIYGTPNFLPTHDIFPAWYTTFNAGNFGFIGRVGDVAPPYNYDPSAMGYLSTGNAWGQYKRYSISLSGIDYTHFDSYFYYNNSFGSSGHTKIKFAPFSHDAESSNNVVPEPTTLALFGIGTLGMGLVRKFRK, encoded by the coding sequence ATGAAGAAAACCTTGTTGCTACCCCTGCTTGCGGTCTTCATTATTAGTGGTTCGGCCTTTGCGGTTCCCGATTTGCAGCTCTTTATTGCCGGGGCGACCTATGATAATGTGACCGACACCTGGGTCACTCATTCCAGCACCTTCGACCTGTATGTCATTGGAGCCAATCAGGTTATGTCAAATGTTCAGGTAAGCATGGCGCTTAATCTGGATCAATCGGTTGACCCGAACGGGACCGCTTCGATTGGCGTAAATGGAACCCTTTATGACAGCTGGATCTATGGAACACCCAATTTCCTGCCTACCCACGATATTTTCCCGGCCTGGTATACGACCTTCAACGCCGGCAATTTCGGCTTTATTGGCCGTGTGGGTGATGTCGCTCCTCCGTACAATTATGATCCTTCCGCCATGGGTTATCTCTCCACAGGAAATGCCTGGGGGCAATATAAAAGATATTCGATTTCTCTTTCCGGAATCGATTATACTCATTTTGACAGTTACTTTTATTACAATAACTCCTTTGGCTCGAGCGGGCACACCAAAATAAAATTCGCTCCGTTTTCACACGACGCCGAATCCAGTAATAATGTTGTCCCCGAACCGACAACTTTGGCTCTTTTTGGAATAGGCACGCTTGGAATGGGACTCGTGCGTAAATTCAGAAAATAG
- a CDS encoding conserved hypothetical protein (Evidence 4 : Unknown function but conserved in other organisms) has translation MNKKSIVIVDDELLIRDLLYDFFSERNWQVSVYESADKCLEALRSRNYDIALLDIKMSEMDGLALASKLRSIYPSLPVVLMTAFPSVENAVEGLRLKVDDYFVKPFNINKLYKVIEGLVEKRPVPASAAQAEQISL, from the coding sequence ATGAACAAGAAAAGCATCGTAATCGTTGATGATGAATTATTGATTCGTGACCTGCTCTATGATTTTTTTTCCGAAAGAAACTGGCAGGTTTCGGTCTATGAATCGGCCGACAAATGCCTGGAAGCGCTTCGGAGCCGCAATTACGATATCGCCTTACTCGATATAAAAATGTCCGAAATGGATGGTCTCGCCTTGGCCTCCAAATTGCGAAGCATTTATCCCTCCTTGCCGGTTGTCCTGATGACGGCCTTTCCCAGCGTGGAAAACGCAGTAGAAGGGTTGCGGCTCAAAGTGGATGACTATTTCGTAAAACCGTTCAACATTAACAAATTATATAAGGTCATTGAAGGACTGGTCGAAAAAAGGCCGGTCCCGGCTTCGGCTGCACAGGCCGAGCAGATTTCCCTGTAA
- the der gene encoding GTPase Der → MKTPLVAIIGRPNVGKSSLFNRFLKRRTAIVDDESGSTRDRNYALCDWSGRNFYLVDTGGMVPGTKKSMERTVLEQSEAAIAEADLILLVVDSQTGPNDIDEKIGRTLMSSGKSILLLTNKADNEFLEQERFQFERIGLGEPLAVSATTGRGVGDVLDRIVELLPPSDDSTPIDESIRIAVIGRPNVGKSSFINKLIGQERVIVSSVPGTTRDAVDTPFEINGKKXTLIDTAGLRRKAXVTEDIEYFTTLRTIRAIENSHVAVILIDAIEGLTVQDMKVIEDAVEARRGLVIAVNKWDLVEKDGRTADQYSARIKELARTFDFIPIVYISSLTGQRVAKTIEIIDLVYENWNRTLSTSELNDFLEEAVNKQPPAAARGKYIKFYYVTQTETCPPTFLFFCNYPTLLQRSYLRYIENQLRLKFGFEGAPLRIKVRKK, encoded by the coding sequence ATGAAAACACCCCTGGTTGCCATAATTGGGCGCCCCAATGTGGGGAAATCGTCACTTTTCAACCGGTTCCTCAAAAGGCGAACGGCAATCGTTGATGATGAATCGGGCAGTACGCGGGACCGCAATTACGCCTTGTGCGATTGGTCAGGGCGGAATTTCTATTTGGTCGATACCGGGGGGATGGTTCCCGGGACGAAGAAAAGCATGGAAAGAACGGTTCTGGAACAGTCCGAGGCGGCGATTGCCGAGGCCGATTTAATTCTACTGGTGGTCGACAGCCAGACCGGCCCGAATGATATCGATGAAAAAATCGGCCGAACCCTGATGTCGTCGGGCAAGAGCATATTGCTTCTGACCAACAAGGCCGATAATGAGTTTCTAGAACAGGAGCGCTTTCAGTTTGAACGAATCGGTCTGGGCGAGCCCCTGGCGGTGTCGGCGACAACCGGCCGCGGAGTGGGCGATGTGCTGGATCGAATTGTTGAACTTTTGCCTCCCTCGGATGATTCGACTCCAATCGATGAATCGATTCGCATTGCGGTCATCGGGCGGCCCAATGTGGGTAAATCGTCCTTCATAAATAAATTAATCGGTCAGGAGCGGGTAATAGTCTCGAGTGTTCCCGGAACCACCCGCGATGCCGTCGATACCCCTTTTGAAATTAACGGAAAGAAATANACGTTGATCGACACCGCCGGCTTGAGGAGAAAAGCGANGGTGACCGAAGACATTGAGTATTTTACGACTTTGAGAACGATCCGCGCCATAGAGAACAGCCACGTGGCCGTCATCCTGATCGATGCCATTGAGGGCCTTACAGTACAGGATATGAAAGTTATCGAAGACGCGGTCGAGGCGCGACGGGGCCTGGTGATCGCGGTGAATAAATGGGATCTGGTAGAAAAAGACGGCCGGACGGCGGATCAATATTCCGCCCGGATTAAGGAACTGGCGCGGACATTCGATTTTATTCCGATTGTTTATATTTCCAGTCTGACCGGGCAGCGGGTGGCAAAAACGATTGAGATTATTGATCTGGTTTACGAAAATTGGAACCGGACTCTATCCACTTCGGAATTAAATGATTTTCTCGAAGAAGCCGTGAACAAGCAGCCGCCGGCGGCGGCACGCGGCAAATATATCAAGTTCTATTATGTGACGCAGACCGAAACCTGTCCCCCGACTTTTTTATTCTTCTGTAATTATCCGACTTTGCTCCAGCGGAGTTATCTGAGGTACATTGAAAATCAATTACGGCTGAAATTCGGATTTGAGGGAGCCCCACTGAGGATTAAAGTCAGGAAGAAATAA
- a CDS encoding hypothetical protein (Evidence 5 : Unknown function) yields the protein MKRYHFTYSSEMESEGRMYEDVRKILSETGLDRRKINTIMVAISEAFTNALIHGNELNPAKSIELRLAINNKEIYADIIDEGKGFVAAEPGQAALDLLSEGGRGVGLMRTMADEIRFVRKEQGEGMVISLKFLRKADENDKNNKSYLEGQMDIQRTDAGNVIIINLSGRMDLNNGNRLKDEVKSILITGKTSIHLNLKNVEFVNSSGLGALVSIMKEVRIHRGRLTLSDMADYVREIFDITQLSHIFEIFPTEEDAMHSYQAVVPN from the coding sequence ATGAAAAGGTATCATTTCACATATAGTTCGGAGATGGAATCCGAAGGGCGCATGTATGAAGATGTTCGGAAAATTCTATCCGAAACCGGGCTCGACCGACGGAAAATCAACACCATTATGGTTGCAATTTCCGAGGCCTTTACAAACGCCCTGATTCACGGCAACGAACTCAATCCCGCGAAGTCAATTGAATTGCGGCTGGCGATTAATAATAAGGAAATCTATGCCGATATAATTGACGAGGGAAAGGGTTTTGTCGCCGCGGAACCGGGCCAAGCCGCTCTCGACCTGCTCTCCGAAGGCGGACGAGGGGTCGGTCTGATGCGGACCATGGCAGATGAAATAAGATTTGTCCGCAAGGAACAGGGGGAAGGGATGGTAATTTCCTTAAAGTTCCTGCGAAAAGCCGATGAAAATGACAAGAATAATAAGTCCTATTTGGAGGGTCAAATGGATATACAGAGAACTGACGCCGGGAACGTGATTATCATTAATCTTTCCGGGCGGATGGATCTGAATAACGGCAATCGATTGAAAGATGAAGTCAAGAGTATCCTTATTACAGGAAAGACGTCTATTCATCTCAATTTGAAAAACGTCGAATTTGTCAACAGTTCCGGACTGGGGGCGCTGGTTTCCATTATGAAAGAAGTTCGGATTCATCGCGGGCGCCTGACGCTTTCCGATATGGCCGATTATGTCAGGGAGATCTTTGATATAACCCAGCTTTCGCATATTTTTGAAATCTTTCCTACGGAAGAAGATGCGATGCACTCCTACCAGGCGGTAGTTCCCAATTAA
- a CDS encoding putative Histidine kinase protein (Evidence 3 : Putative function from multiple computational evidences) has product MDDSEVIDLKMAEEVSQFTEAYSSFSKIVNKIQRQYLSLKEIYVRQSEELQAVNRALQAVASENQAVSELLNNILIALTSGVVAVDKAGRITNLNPAAKRILGIAEESEKYPISDYSSLMRAVKGNDSAVRETLQTGCLIDEVEKTIIGLDGRKRTLTVSTAPLTNRKGEIIGVVELFHDITRLKNMEEQFSRMKVLASLGEMAATIAHEIRNPLGGIGGFAALLSRDLSGDSEKKAMADKVVAGVANINKIIETLLDFARHEEIHKNRVNLEEYLPEILESFDNDYGNGLKRPLIEWDDAGHDKTVVELDTHLFRQALFNLIKNGFESGEDSQVTVRVSRTEPGKMKDDFGDEWEPGNSNSLIRIDVIDDGPGIDENDMDRIFSPFYTTKQNGTGLGLSIAWKIIQGHGGEIRVESKIGQGTKFSIFLPTLNGAQR; this is encoded by the coding sequence ATGGATGATAGCGAGGTGATCGACCTTAAAATGGCCGAGGAGGTCAGCCAATTTACGGAGGCCTATTCCTCGTTCAGTAAAATCGTCAATAAAATCCAGCGGCAATACCTTTCTCTCAAAGAAATCTATGTCCGTCAAAGCGAGGAACTTCAAGCGGTCAACCGCGCCCTTCAGGCGGTCGCTTCCGAAAATCAGGCCGTATCGGAGCTTTTGAACAATATATTGATCGCCCTGACTTCCGGGGTGGTAGCTGTGGACAAGGCGGGCCGAATCACAAATCTCAATCCGGCGGCGAAGAGAATTTTGGGGATTGCGGAGGAATCGGAAAAATACCCCATATCGGATTATTCGAGTTTGATGCGGGCCGTGAAAGGGAATGACAGTGCCGTACGGGAAACGCTGCAAACAGGCTGCCTTATCGACGAGGTGGAAAAAACCATCATCGGCCTTGACGGACGGAAACGAACCCTGACTGTTTCCACCGCACCTTTGACCAATCGCAAGGGGGAGATAATAGGCGTGGTAGAATTATTCCACGACATCACCCGGCTCAAAAACATGGAAGAGCAATTTTCGCGAATGAAGGTTCTGGCCTCATTAGGAGAGATGGCCGCGACAATTGCGCATGAAATTCGTAATCCGCTGGGGGGGATCGGCGGTTTTGCGGCTCTTTTATCCCGCGATCTTTCCGGTGATTCAGAGAAGAAGGCCATGGCGGATAAGGTGGTCGCCGGTGTTGCCAACATTAATAAGATCATTGAGACTCTTTTGGATTTTGCACGCCACGAGGAAATTCACAAGAATAGAGTGAACCTCGAAGAGTATCTTCCGGAAATTCTGGAATCTTTCGACAATGATTACGGAAATGGGCTCAAACGTCCTCTTATAGAGTGGGACGACGCCGGGCATGATAAAACCGTCGTGGAACTGGATACGCACCTGTTTCGACAGGCCCTCTTTAATCTCATAAAGAACGGTTTCGAATCGGGTGAGGATTCGCAAGTGACGGTCCGGGTTTCCCGAACGGAGCCGGGTAAAATGAAGGATGATTTCGGCGACGAATGGGAGCCGGGAAATTCAAATTCCTTAATAAGAATCGATGTAATCGATGACGGGCCGGGGATTGATGAAAATGATATGGATCGGATCTTTTCTCCGTTTTATACGACAAAGCAAAATGGAACTGGGCTGGGGCTCTCCATCGCCTGGAAAATAATCCAGGGGCACGGAGGCGAAATCCGGGTGGAATCGAAAATCGGACAGGGAACAAAATTTTCAATATTTCTGCCAACCCTTAATGGTGCTCAGAGGTAG
- a CDS encoding Flagellar basal body rod protein FlgB: MSDILKKAVFEKSGIPLMQKFLDMASVRHKLISSNIANISTPGYESKDINFEGELKKAVDDRRHIQGVVTNPAHIPLGQNRDSGPEIKVNHAKEGNGINNVDADKEMANLATNQIYYSIGATLLQKKFEGLRTAIKSK; this comes from the coding sequence ATGTCTGATATATTGAAAAAGGCAGTTTTTGAAAAGAGTGGAATTCCGCTGATGCAGAAATTCCTGGATATGGCATCGGTTCGCCACAAACTGATTTCCAGCAATATTGCCAATATCTCCACGCCGGGGTATGAGAGCAAGGACATTAATTTTGAGGGGGAATTAAAGAAGGCGGTCGATGATCGAAGACATATTCAGGGGGTGGTCACCAATCCGGCCCATATTCCGCTGGGCCAGAATCGGGACAGTGGGCCCGAAATCAAAGTCAATCATGCCAAAGAAGGCAACGGCATAAATAATGTGGATGCCGATAAGGAGATGGCCAACCTGGCTACGAATCAAATTTATTACAGCATCGGCGCCACCCTGCTTCAAAAGAAATTCGAGGGCCTGCGGACGGCCATTAAGAGCAAATAG
- a CDS encoding putative Phosphoserine phosphatase (Evidence 3 : Putative function from multiple computational evidences; Product type e : enzyme) has protein sequence MFGVGATCLFPKYQVASRTADYETMELDTISPANQIFELENRLQETRLKLRDLATMGALITSILDIETILSVVMEMAIRTVEGEVGLIQLNVDGELVTKINWGVDDTLTKNIIYRDGEDVAGYCFRRQAGIVSDTFEKVPEYGAMINSIVALPIKARARCHGVIIIINKTTGQVFGEEDKENLEILVNYAAVAIENSLLLKESLERQKIQQELVVARQVQETILPDSEIKIAGINLGMTYCPAREVGGDYYDILKMSDSEFFVVIGDVSNKGIPAAMVMSATAAIIRSQVTWSPEINPSLLMGSLNDILCDRVIKNRDMFVTLFIAHFDLGRNKITYCNAGHLPPLFWDADKREIRELRLGGTFVGQFPGISYAEGVEDIKPGDALFAFTDGLTEAADNRNNLFGLSRVKEVFLTEKGLPPGRFCERVKEWVDRFREGADADTFDDFTLLEIKIIPERA, from the coding sequence ATGTTTGGCGTCGGGGCGACATGCTTGTTTCCCAAATATCAAGTTGCATCCCGGACTGCCGATTATGAGACTATGGAATTGGATACTATTTCTCCGGCCAATCAAATTTTCGAACTTGAAAACCGGCTTCAGGAGACCCGGCTAAAATTGCGGGACCTGGCCACCATGGGGGCCTTAATTACCTCAATTCTTGATATTGAAACAATCCTGTCCGTGGTGATGGAAATGGCCATTCGCACGGTTGAAGGAGAAGTCGGGCTCATTCAATTAAATGTCGATGGGGAACTGGTGACCAAAATTAATTGGGGTGTAGACGACACTCTTACAAAAAATATCATATACAGAGACGGGGAAGATGTGGCCGGATATTGCTTCCGTCGTCAGGCCGGAATCGTGTCCGATACTTTTGAAAAAGTCCCTGAATACGGCGCCATGATTAATTCTATTGTTGCCCTGCCGATCAAGGCTCGGGCCAGATGTCATGGTGTCATCATCATTATTAATAAGACTACGGGGCAGGTCTTCGGGGAAGAAGATAAGGAGAATCTGGAAATTCTGGTGAACTATGCCGCCGTAGCGATAGAAAACTCCTTGCTTCTGAAGGAATCGCTGGAACGGCAGAAAATTCAGCAGGAACTGGTGGTGGCCAGACAGGTTCAGGAGACAATATTGCCGGACAGCGAGATTAAGATAGCCGGGATCAATTTGGGGATGACTTATTGCCCGGCTCGGGAAGTCGGAGGGGATTACTATGATATCCTTAAAATGAGCGATTCCGAGTTTTTTGTGGTAATTGGCGATGTTTCCAACAAAGGAATCCCGGCGGCGATGGTCATGTCGGCGACCGCCGCCATAATAAGATCGCAAGTGACCTGGTCACCGGAAATTAATCCATCACTCCTTATGGGCAGTCTCAACGATATTCTTTGCGATCGGGTTATCAAAAATCGGGATATGTTTGTGACTCTATTTATCGCTCATTTTGACCTTGGCCGCAACAAAATTACTTACTGCAACGCCGGGCATCTGCCCCCTCTGTTTTGGGACGCCGACAAGCGTGAAATCCGGGAACTCCGGCTGGGCGGGACTTTCGTAGGTCAATTTCCTGGGATTTCATATGCCGAAGGTGTTGAAGATATTAAGCCGGGCGACGCTCTGTTCGCCTTTACCGACGGCTTGACCGAGGCGGCCGATAACCGCAACAACCTGTTTGGTCTTAGCCGGGTGAAAGAAGTCTTTCTCACGGAAAAAGGGCTGCCGCCGGGCCGTTTCTGTGAGAGGGTAAAGGAGTGGGTGGATCGGTTTCGAGAAGGTGCCGATGCCGACACTTTTGATGATTTTACACTCCTGGAAATCAAGATTATCCCGGAGAGAGCATGA